Genomic segment of Paenibacillus sp. FSL R5-0623:
GCATCTGCCCCATTAATTACAACACAATGTATTCGTGTACCGGTAACGGATGGACATCTGGCTACGGTGTTTGTAAACTTCGAGAAAAAACCAAGTAAAGACGAAATTCTGGAGCGTTGGTTGCAGTTCAAAGGCCGTCCACAAGAGCTGGCTCTTCCAAGCGCACCGAAACAATTCATTACGTATTTTGAAGAAGAAAACAGACCACAGACTAAACTGGACCGTGACATCGAACGCGGAATGGGTGTCTCCACAGGCAGACTGCGCGAAGACTCACTCTATGATTACAAATTCGTTGGATTGTCCCACAACACGCTCCGTGGAGCGGCAGGTGGTGCGGTTCTAATCGCAGAACTGCTTAAAGCTGAAGGATATATTCAACCGAAATAAGTGTACTAAGTACCATGAGCAACAGCAGATTTTTGAAAAAAATGATTAGAAAAATAACCATCACTCGTTGATGGTTTTTTTCTATTGTGGACAGGAACCAGGATGGGCAGAATTAAATTAAAGAGACTACAGAGAGTACGGCAGAGATTCCAGTAGAGGGTTATAGTAACGAAAAACGCCGACAATTGTGTCGGCGTTTTTTTACATTCCAGTATTTTGTTAGGCCGCAGATGTCTTATCCGACTTATGCAGAAGCTGAGAGCGACGACCGAGCAGATAACCTGTTAATGAAGCAAGCATCTGTTGGAATACCATGCCAAGCACGACTGGGACAGCAACAGGTGGCGGAAAATAAGAAACAGCGAGTACTGCACCTGCGCTGATATTACGCATGCCTCCATTGAACACCAGAGCGACCTGATCGGCCTCATTCCAGCCTAGCAATCGGGCGATGAAATAACTCAGCGCATAACCGAATGATGCCAGGAAAATAATGATGACCGCAAGTCCAGCGAGCTTCCAGTTGAAATCGGCCAAGTAAGGTGCAACGACAGATCCGTTAATCGCGACGACTGATGCCATGAACAATTTGGACAACGGATTCAACCTCGGTCCCCAGACCGGGACAATGGCGCCTTTGCTCCACTCATTCAGCAGCATACCGAGCAGGGATGGCAACACAATCATCCAGAACAGACTGCTCATCATGGCTGCCGTATCCAGTGTGACACTGGTTCCGATTAACAGGGATAACACTCCCGGCACTACGAAAGGAGCAAGCATGGTATCAATCAGGATGATGGAAAGCGTAAGTGCAATATTGCCCCGATAGATGCTGACCCAGATGAAGCTGCTGATTCCTGTCGGAATCACGGCTGCCAGAACAAGGCCCGTTATGGTGTACGCATCTGTAGGGAAAACCAGATGACCCATACCAAGAGCAATTAGAGGCATCGCCAAATGCAAAATAAACAGACATACAAACAAGGGGAACGGCTTCTTCAGCACGTTCACAAAATCCCGTATCCCTAGACTGATACTTCCAGCGAACGTCATGAACGCAAAAAGCCAAGGGGATAAAAAGGTATAAGAAGAAAGAAAACTCCCGCATAACACGCCAATAATAATGCTGATTGGGGTAATCAGTGGCATGATGCGGTTCAAGCGTTGGTTCAAGGCTTGAAGCATAATCATGACATCCCTTTACCGTGTGATTTTACTATTATACATGTTAATAACGTTGGCTGCAGACCCATTTGCAATGCAGCAGTCTGAAAAGGTATCATGGACTTGGAACAAGGATTCCGATCAGGAGAAGGGGAGATGATCATGTTTATAAGAAAAAGAAAGCACACATTAATGATGACAGGCCTTATTGCATCAAGTATTCTGCTGATTTCAGCCTGTTCTGTCGTGGAACAAGCCAATCAAAGTTTAAATTATGTGAGTGGGGCTACTGATTATATAGAACAGGTATCAAACGCCGGGGCTGATCTGCAAGAGCTCGCATCGAGTGCGGTGAATAATCCTGAGATTACAACGCAGATTCAGGAGAAAATCGATCTGATCCAAGCAGAAGCAAGTGAATTTTCTCAGTTGACTGCTCCTGCAATAGGAGAGAGCATTCATGAAAATCTGGTTAGTTACAATACTCAATTAACAGAAGTTGTAGACAATTTCGAGAATACAATTGCAGAGCAAGGTTTTACGGCAGAAAATTGGGAGAAGACGGGCATTCCTGAACTAATCACCAACATTAATAATTTGAAAGATCCGCTTAGCGGACTTCAGGGTGAATAAGTTAAATTAATTTTCAATATTTTATAAGGGCGAGATATCGGAATGATTGAATTACCGTTATGCTCGCTTTTTTTATTTTCCGAAAACGGATGCATATTTAATATCACTGGAGCTAGACTATATCATGTAAATATAAGATCTATATGACATTTATCTCATATTTATGTGAAGATGATCTATGGTTTGACAAGGTTGGGACAGAGGCGTATGATATGTATATAAGTTAATAAAATATAGTTACTTACTATAAGTTATGTAATAAACCTAAATATATTTTGCCAAAGGAGAGCTGAGTCATGACTGAGCACAATGGAAAAGTAATCATTATTACAGGTGGAGCAAGTGGTATTGGTAAAGAGACAGCACTTCAACTTTCGGATCAAGGTGCGACTATTGTTGTCGCTGACTATAATGAAGACGGAGCGAAGAAGCTTGCGGCAGAGATTGAAGGAGCTGGCGGAACAGCGGGCTCATACAAAGTGGATGTATCCAAAGGGGACGAGATCAAAGCCCTGATCGACTGGACCGTAGAGCAATATGGTACGTTAAGCGGTATTTTCAATAACGCAGGTATTGGACTTGTGAAGCCATTTCTGGAGATGGACCCGGAATCCTATCACAGAGTCATTGATGTAGATCAGCACAGTGTATACTACGGTATGTATTATGGCGCGAAAAAAATGGTTGAATTAAATGTACAAGGTACTATTGTAAATACAGCTTCGATCTATGGAAGTGTTGCTGCAGTAGGCAGCTTCAACTACAACGCAGCCAAGGCTGCGGTTGTTATGATGTCCAAATCCGGTGCATTGGAACTTGCTGAGCATGGAATTCGTGTAGTTGGGGTAGCACCTGGCTTTATCGAAACACCGATTCTGGGTGATGACCAAGCCATGAAGGATGCGCTTGCTACTCAACATATGCGTGGAGAGCTCATTCAACCGGAGAAAGTAGCCAGTGTGGTTACCTTCCTGTTCAGTGATGCAGCAAGCGCAGTGAACGGGACAACCGTAGCCGTAGATGATGGATTCCTCAGCTTCAAAACCAAATAAGTTCCCTTTTATAATTAAGGCAACTTATCTCAAAAAAAACAGAAAAAAACGGTGCAGAACGATTTATTCGTTTTGCACCGTTTTTGTATTTTCATTATAAAGTAATCGTAGCATGTGAGAGGGAAATAAGTTTGTCGAATTATCCCGAAAATTCAGAGATCGTGATACAATTAACAAGGCTATAGCTTTTTATCATTTTGTGGTGTCATATACAATTCGAACGCCAAGAGAGCCATAACTCTCTTCTTTGTAATGACATTGAGAACAGGTTTTGGTCGAACATAACGCATCGTTATGAACTTGTAATTTTTCGTTGCACTGTGGACATTTATTTTCAAAAAGAGTCTTCAACACGTTAAACATGCTTAATCACTCATTTCGGATTAATTTACTTGGTTTTCATTATAACGGATAATATTCGCTGTGTATAGCACTTTTGAGTGGTATCGAAATGAGCTTTATATTGCACGAAAGGAAGCGCATAACCGATGGATCTTCTGCTTTTTTTCATCATGTTTATACTGGGTCTGGTCGGTTCATTCTTCTCCGGTTTGTTGGGTATTGGTGGGGCCATTATCAATTATCCGCTACTGTTATATGTTCCATCCTGGATGGGACTGCAGCCATTCTCAGCACATCAGGTATCTTCGATTAGTATGTTTCAAGTATTTTTTGCTTCACTTGCCGGTGTGATTGCATTCCGCAGAAAAGTACGAACGGGTAGAAGTGGTGGGGCGATCGTTCACCGAGGATTGGTGCTGTACATGGGTTCCAGCATTCTTGCAGGCAGTCTGATTGGCGGGTTCATATCCGGTCATCTGGACGGAAGGGTTATTAATCTGATCTATGGCATTCTGGCGATCATGGCGATTGTGCTTATGCTGATTCCCGGAAAGGGAAAGCTTGATACTTCAGCTCCACTGGTGTTTAACCGATGGATTGCAGCAGGCACTGCTTTTGCAGTAGGCATTGTATCAGGAATTGTTGGTGCGGGTGGTGCCTTTATCCTTATTCCCATCATGCTGACGATTCTCAACATCCCCGTACGAACGACGATTGCTTCTTCACTGGCGATTGTATTTATCTCCGCAATCGGCGGCGTTATAGGAAAAATTACGGGTGGAGATATTCCGATGGAACCCATCATCTATACGGTGATCGGCAGTCTACTGGGGGCATCCCTTGGTTCACGGGTTAGTTCGATGATCAATGTGAGGGTACTTCGATATGCATTAATCGTACTTATCGCCATCACAGCGGTCAAAGTCTGGTCTTCCATTCTGTAAAATCACGTATATGGAATGAACAGTGACGATTTCGTAACCAAACGGTTGGATCGCCGTATAAAGGTTATGAACATGAGCTGAAGCGTTGGATACACGATCAAATGAGTTCAGTTTTCGTCCATGGAGCACCTCATCTCCTTTCATGGATACATGTTTAACATTAATAGAATTTGAGGTATCCACCCTATGAATAACGTACTTACAGAACAGGCTGATGCAGGATATCGGCTAGCTGAGCAGAAAGCATCTCAGTATTTTACTTCTCTTAGGCAGCAACTTATGGATAATACGTATACAACAGCACTTACCCAAGATATTCATGTATGGCAAAAAAAACATATTCATCGTTTTGCCTGGCTTTCTCTTTTATCACCTAGCAAAAGAAAACCGGATCCTCGGGATGTTCATAGATATATCCACTGGCTGAATACGACAGGAAAGCTGGATGATTACCTGGATCGGAGTATCTCCTATATTTATATGCGAGATCTGGGGCAAGCCCTTGATTCTCCGGGTACGCAGGCCCGAATTCAGCACGTTGTCCAGAATACCAAAAAATACTTTATGGGCTCCGCTACTGGGCGCAAAGGACAGCCTGATTATATCAGTCTGGCTGCGTTGTACCGCTGGGGACAGAAGGAGCACATTGAAACGGCTGTCATCTGGGTGATGAACAAATTAAAGAATGTAGCATCCAACATCCCGAAGGAGCTGGATGCAGAGCAAGCACAGCGAAAGCTCATCAAGATCATTCTCGGCGTTGTCCTTCATGTGGACGATGAGATGAACGAGCAGACACCACCAGAAGAACGGGCGCGGAGATTTGATGCGGCGATTCGACTTGGTTATTCTTACGGTTTGACATATCCATTTGTGGATGACCTGTTGGATTCTCAGGCTTTGACTGTTCAAGAAAAAGAACAATATTCCCTGATGATACGCGATGCACTTCTTACTGGGGTCGTACCTGATCTGGGAAAGTGGAAAGGTAGCAATCTGGAAGTGATCGAATATGTACATTCCGAGCTTCGGGAAGCATTTGATTACATTAAGGACTATCAGCATCCAGAGAAACAGCGCACTTTTTTAGAGCAATCCTATGTGTTCTTTCAGTCTCAGGAGATCGATCGCAACAAGAAATTAGCCAATGCGAATTATACGAATGAAGAATTGTACATTCCGATTATTATCAAATCTTCTTCTTCCCGATTAATCGTCCGGTCAGTTCTCAGTGCGCCGGAGGATGAGGGATTTGATCTGCGGACGTTCTATTACGGAATATATAATCAGTTGGCCGATGATTTTGCCGATATGTTTGACGATATGGAAGAAGGGGCAGTAACTCCATATACGTACTATTTGAAGTATCGAGATTTGCGTCCCGATTTGATTAATCCTTATGAATTGTACTGGGCAGTCATCTCACATCTGATCCATGATGTTTACAACTCGGATGCCAAGACCCGTGAGGTTATACTGGATCGTGCGATCAACGGGCTGAAGCGTTGTAAAGAACGGTTGGGGCAGCAAAAATATGATGAAGTGATGATGATTTTTGCCTCTGGGCAGCCTGAATTCAATCAACTGGTTCAACAGATGGTGCGAAAAGCGGATGACGTTGATTTCCTTGATAAATTGTTACGGGATCAGGTCGTGCTTCAATTGAAAAATGACAAGCAGGAGAAAGAGGAGTTCAAACAGACCATTCGAACGGTTCGCGAACAGATTAATGTGGAGTTGCAGATAGCCAAGCCAGGTGGACTTCATGAGATGAAAGAAACGCTGATCGATGCGGCCAATTACAGCTTGCAGGGCGACGGAAAAAGACTACGTCCGATATTAACTTGGGTTATGGGTGTACGCGAGTATGGTTTACCTGAAGCCTCCATCGTTCCACTGCTTAGGTCGCTGGAGTACATGCATACCGCTTCCCTGATCTTTGATGATCTGCCTACGCAGGATAATGCTTCGACAAGGCGTGGACGTTCCACGCTGCATCAGGTACACAATAGCGCCACAGCGGAGCTCACGGGTCTGTTTCTCATTCAGAAGGCAATTGGAGAGCAGTCATCATTGGATCGCTTTGATGCGGCCACCGTGCTCACGCTCATTCAATATTCAGCTGAAAAAGCAGAGGATATGTGTATGGGGCAGGCGATGGATCTGAACTCCAAGGGCAAGGCATTGACGCTGGAGCAGTTGAACATGATCTGTTTTTACAAAACTGGCATTGCCTTCGAAGCTGCCCTGGTCATGCCAGCGATACTTGCCCAAGTGAGGGAACCGGAGATGGCTGCGCTGAAAAAGTTCGCTTATCATGCAGGAATCGCCTTCCAGATCAAGGACGACTTGCTGGATTTCGAGGGAAATCACCTCATTCTTGGGAAACCTGCAGGTCAGGATGAGCTGAACAACAATTCAACCTTTGTGTCTATTCTGGGTGATGAAGGCGCGAAGAAAGCGATGTGGGAGCATTATTGTCTTGCTACAGATGCATTGAACGAGATGCCGAAACCTATTCCCTTCCTGAGACATTTATTGGATTATCTTATTGGTCGCGAGCGCTAATCCATTTTTCTCGCGATTCCTTGCTCTATATGACTTATAATGATATATAATGACAAAGGTCGGGATTCCATTGGATGGATTCCAGGCCTTGTTTGACTTTGTAGACACCAAACTTTTGAAAAGATATGTTTCAATAACTCAATTTTTGGGTACTAAGCTGGTATTGTGGTTTTAAAACAAACCGATCCTTTGTGGAACAACTTCCTTCCAATTAAAATTAACTTTCGACTATTTATAACATGAGTTTATATGCCAAAAGGAGAGTTTACAATGCAGGTTCAAAAGGTCGACCATCACGAATTGTTCGAGCAGATATACAACCAAGCACCTATTGGAATTGCACTCGTTGCTCCGACAGGAGAATGGAGAAAAGTGAATCCCGCATTTTGCTGTATGCTGGGTTTTACGTATGAGGAGTTAACGAAGCTCACCTACCAGGATATTACGCATCCGGATGATTCACCACAAGATGTGATCTATAACTGCGAGCTATTCGAAGGTAAATCGAAAGAGTATCAATATGAAAAACGTTATATCCATAAAAATGGTAACATCTTATGGATTTCATTGCATGTTTCATTAGTTCGTAGGGAATTTACGGATGAACCTCTTTACTTCATTTGCCATATTGTTGATATAACTGACCGCAAAATGTCTGAACAAAAACTTCTGCATAGTGAAGAAATGTTCAAACTTATTACAGATCATGCTCAGGAGATCATCTATATTGCTGATCAGGAGGGCGTTTGTCGGTTCTGCTCTCCCTCAGTCCAACGTTTGTTGGGTTATTCGCCAGAAGAAGTAATTGGTCAAAATAATGATGCATATTTCCACCCACAAGATGTGGAACGGATCTCACAGATGGACTTGACTAAAGGAAATCTGTTGAATATCAGGGTCCGTCATAAAGAGGGACATTATATGTGGTTCGAGACCACATACAAGGTCTTTGGTGATGCTGAGCATGGACAGCAGATTCTTTCGATTGGACGAGATGTATCCGAACGAAAAAAACATAAAGATATCAGTGCAGAGGCTGAACGCATCGCTTTGATTGGCAGCTGGGAGTGGGATATGGTCAAAGACCAGATCGCACTTTCCGATCAGATTTTTGAAATTTTTGAACTTGAACGCACCCGTAAATCATACTGTGCAAATGATGTTTTTAAAGTTATGAATGCTGCGGACATAGCCTCTTTGCAAGAACAAATGGAATGGGTAAAACAAGGAAAACCGCTTGATTTTGAATACAAGCACAGTAGCTCTGATGGAAGTGAGAAGTATCTTCACTTACGCGGGCTGATCACGCTCGATGAATATCAGCAGCCAGTTCAGCTGAACGGAACACTACAGGATATCACTGAACGTAAACGTATTGAATTTAAATTGCAGGAATCTGTGGAGCGATACACTTCACTTAAGAAATATAATCATGACGCCATTATCTCGTTTAACATGGATGGTAATATTATGAATGCGAATCCAGTAGCGGTGAAACTGACGGGTTGCCCCGTGGCTGAAATGATCGATACAAGCATAAGCAGATTTATTGGAGCGAGTAATCTCGGTCTGATCCTGCGCAGTAATAATGAGTTGGCTGAAAAGGAAATCAATGCTGTTCGCCATACGGATGGAACCGAGACAGAAGTCTTGGCTACGCTTGCTCCGATCATTATTAATAACTCTAATGTCGGGTACTACTTGATTGCAAAGGATATTACGGAGCAGAAAAAGCTGCTAGTTGCCAAAGAGACAGCCGAGAGAATGAATAAGGCCAAAAGTGAGTTTCTTGCGATGATGAGTCATGAAATTCGTACACCAATGAACGGTGTAATTGGGATGACGGATTTGCTTCTGGATACCCCTGGTCTTAGCGGGGAACAGAAGGAATATATCGAAATCATCCAGAAGAGCGGAGATTCCTTACTCGCCATCATTAATGATATTCTTGATTTTTCCAAAATTGAGTCAGGCAAAACCGATCTGGTAGATGATCCTTTTGATCTCGCAGAAATCGTCACAGAGACCGTGCAAATCGTAAAACCACTGGCTCGCGAAAAGAAGTTGGATGTTCGTATGTGCGTAGATGACGCCATTCCGACTCCTGTGTATGGCGATGCTTACCGTCTTAAACAGGTACTTACCAATATCATTGGCAACGCGGTTAAGTTCACTTCAGAGGGCGGCGTTGAAATTGACGTTGGCATTAAGGAGAAGTGTGGCAATACCGTACAGCTTTATTTTAAAGTGAAGGATTCGGGTATTGGGATTCCGGTTGAGAGAAAACAACAATTATTTGAGCCATTCTACCAACTGGAGAATTTCATGACTCGCAAACCTCAGGGCACGGGTCTTGGCCTTGCCATTAGCAAAAAATTGGTGGAGCTTATGCAAGGAGATATCTGGATCGAGGAATCGGATGAGCCGGGTACAATATTTGTATTTACTGCACGCTTTAAATTAACGAACGGTGAAGAGGGCAACAGGTTAGATCAACAACAGAAAAAGAACAGAACATCCGCTTTGCGGATTCTAATTGCAGAAGACAATGAAGTGAACCAACTCGTCCTTAGCAGAATAATTGAGAAAAAAGGACATGTTGTGGATCATGTCGTGGACGGTGTTGAAGCGGTTGAGGCGGTCAAACACATTGCATACGATATTGTCTTCATGGATGTGCATATGCCAAGGCTGGATGGATTCGAAGCGACAAAAATGATTAAAGAATTGAAGTCCTCTGAGGATTGTCCATATATTATTGCGGTGACTGCAAATGCCGTAAGAGGAGACATGGAAAACTGCTTGAAGGCAGGCATGGATGCGTATGTCAGCAAACCGATAAAAATTGAGTCCATTATGCAAGCATTGGAGACCTATTACATCAAAAATAATCTTTGAGCGCGCTAAAAATGGATTCATGAGCAAAAAGTTGCTAGCTTATCTAAATAGGCTAGCAACTTTTTTATGCACAAATCTCTAAGGATTTTTGATCCACAATTTGGAGATGTCCAGATAACCGAATTCTGCTACCTGCATGCCGAAGATGCTCTGATCCAGTTCGGCCTGCTTGTTCATGTGACAGCCATGCAAGATCCAACAGTGATCACGTAGCAAGGCTTCAGCTTCATCCAGGAGCGCAGTACGGTCTGCCCGATGAAGCGTTGCGAAATGATCCAGTTTGTCATCCAATTGAGACTGGAATACAGGAGACATACACATATGAAAATGGTTGGACAGGTTTTTGAAAAAGTGAATCATGCCGTACTGCCAATCTTCCTCCAGGATCTCTTCAGCGAGGATCAATTGCGCGTTCGTGGTTTCCTCTGAGTTGAAATAATCCACAACGGCCTGCATGTTAATGTTCAGACCGATGGACGCTGCTCGACACTGGAACCACTGCGCAACGTCTGCCTCCTTATTATGTTTATACGATAATGTTACCGTCTCACCCTGGTACCCACAGTTATGCAGCAATTCTCGAGCATGCTCAAGAGAGGCAGCGGTCCAGTCTTGGGCTGCACTTTTCCAGGGTAAAAAGCTGCTGGCTGGTGTGATCCGATTGCCACCGAGATCTCGGACAAGTGCAACCGAATCATAGACGATACGCAGGGCTTGTCGAAATAAGGGATGATGATGGATGCCTTCCTTGTGAAAATTGAACAGCATATACTGACAACCCAGCGCCGGATAATTGATACTGTTCGTCTGATCACAGCCTGTTGCGAGACTCAATCGATCTGTACCCGGTAGCTCATAATAGCGATCATTTGGACTCAGGTCAGGCACAAACCAAAAATGGACTTGATCCAGATGTGGCCGGATGCCGTAGTAAGCATCAAAAGCAGTAAGCTCCAGCACATCCTCATTCAGCTCAGAGATCAGAAAAGGACCGGTACCAATTAATGTATTGGTTACATTGTAATCATAGGGCAGGATTGTCATCCGAATACAACTGAACAGATGCAAGAAGAATCGATTAGGACGATGTAGAACAAACTTGATGCAGTAATCACCAGCTACTTCCGCACGTTCAATATCCCGATATAACCAGATGGACGGACTATGTACATCAATCAATCGTTGAGACGTCGCTTGCACATCCCGGGAAGTCATGACACGGCCGTTGTGGAAACGTACACCTTTTCGGAGATAGAAGGTCCATAAGCGATGGTCCTCGCTGCACTCCCACATGTGAGCCAGTGCTGGCAGGAATGATTCCGTCTTGGCATCATAAGTGATCAACGTATTACAAACCTGGCTTAATAGGTAGGTTTCAAATGCAGTATATACAAAGGCTGGGTCCAAATCACCTAACTGGCGTGACCTCATGATGCGCAGAATATCCTGACCAGAGGCAGTTTCATCGTGACTATGAAATCCCATCTGTTGATGGAGGGAGAGCATGAGCTGTTCTCGCAATGTATCATCCACCTGAACAGTTCCGATGAGTTCAATAGCATTTTTCATTTTGCCTTTACCTAAAAGTTCGGTAAAACTCGCTTCTAGCGCTTCATTCATGCTACGCAGCATCGTTAACTCCGAATGATGTCCACG
This window contains:
- a CDS encoding ABC transporter substrate-binding protein, translating into MDTLHTHFIRLAGAEQLSFKLHEPVAVTIDSLSAALCCTPRNVKFILRKLEEQGFIHWHPGRGRGHHSELTMLRSMNEALEASFTELLGKGKMKNAIELIGTVQVDDTLREQLMLSLHQQMGFHSHDETASGQDILRIMRSRQLGDLDPAFVYTAFETYLLSQVCNTLITYDAKTESFLPALAHMWECSEDHRLWTFYLRKGVRFHNGRVMTSRDVQATSQRLIDVHSPSIWLYRDIERAEVAGDYCIKFVLHRPNRFFLHLFSCIRMTILPYDYNVTNTLIGTGPFLISELNEDVLELTAFDAYYGIRPHLDQVHFWFVPDLSPNDRYYELPGTDRLSLATGCDQTNSINYPALGCQYMLFNFHKEGIHHHPLFRQALRIVYDSVALVRDLGGNRITPASSFLPWKSAAQDWTAASLEHARELLHNCGYQGETVTLSYKHNKEADVAQWFQCRAASIGLNINMQAVVDYFNSEETTNAQLILAEEILEEDWQYGMIHFFKNLSNHFHMCMSPVFQSQLDDKLDHFATLHRADRTALLDEAEALLRDHCWILHGCHMNKQAELDQSIFGMQVAEFGYLDISKLWIKNP
- a CDS encoding sulfite exporter TauE/SafE family protein, translating into MDLLLFFIMFILGLVGSFFSGLLGIGGAIINYPLLLYVPSWMGLQPFSAHQVSSISMFQVFFASLAGVIAFRRKVRTGRSGGAIVHRGLVLYMGSSILAGSLIGGFISGHLDGRVINLIYGILAIMAIVLMLIPGKGKLDTSAPLVFNRWIAAGTAFAVGIVSGIVGAGGAFILIPIMLTILNIPVRTTIASSLAIVFISAIGGVIGKITGGDIPMEPIIYTVIGSLLGASLGSRVSSMINVRVLRYALIVLIAITAVKVWSSIL
- a CDS encoding PAS domain S-box protein, producing MQVQKVDHHELFEQIYNQAPIGIALVAPTGEWRKVNPAFCCMLGFTYEELTKLTYQDITHPDDSPQDVIYNCELFEGKSKEYQYEKRYIHKNGNILWISLHVSLVRREFTDEPLYFICHIVDITDRKMSEQKLLHSEEMFKLITDHAQEIIYIADQEGVCRFCSPSVQRLLGYSPEEVIGQNNDAYFHPQDVERISQMDLTKGNLLNIRVRHKEGHYMWFETTYKVFGDAEHGQQILSIGRDVSERKKHKDISAEAERIALIGSWEWDMVKDQIALSDQIFEIFELERTRKSYCANDVFKVMNAADIASLQEQMEWVKQGKPLDFEYKHSSSDGSEKYLHLRGLITLDEYQQPVQLNGTLQDITERKRIEFKLQESVERYTSLKKYNHDAIISFNMDGNIMNANPVAVKLTGCPVAEMIDTSISRFIGASNLGLILRSNNELAEKEINAVRHTDGTETEVLATLAPIIINNSNVGYYLIAKDITEQKKLLVAKETAERMNKAKSEFLAMMSHEIRTPMNGVIGMTDLLLDTPGLSGEQKEYIEIIQKSGDSLLAIINDILDFSKIESGKTDLVDDPFDLAEIVTETVQIVKPLAREKKLDVRMCVDDAIPTPVYGDAYRLKQVLTNIIGNAVKFTSEGGVEIDVGIKEKCGNTVQLYFKVKDSGIGIPVERKQQLFEPFYQLENFMTRKPQGTGLGLAISKKLVELMQGDIWIEESDEPGTIFVFTARFKLTNGEEGNRLDQQQKKNRTSALRILIAEDNEVNQLVLSRIIEKKGHVVDHVVDGVEAVEAVKHIAYDIVFMDVHMPRLDGFEATKMIKELKSSEDCPYIIAVTANAVRGDMENCLKAGMDAYVSKPIKIESIMQALETYYIKNNL
- a CDS encoding bile acid:sodium symporter family protein, with product MLQALNQRLNRIMPLITPISIIIGVLCGSFLSSYTFLSPWLFAFMTFAGSISLGIRDFVNVLKKPFPLFVCLFILHLAMPLIALGMGHLVFPTDAYTITGLVLAAVIPTGISSFIWVSIYRGNIALTLSIILIDTMLAPFVVPGVLSLLIGTSVTLDTAAMMSSLFWMIVLPSLLGMLLNEWSKGAIVPVWGPRLNPLSKLFMASVVAINGSVVAPYLADFNWKLAGLAVIIIFLASFGYALSYFIARLLGWNEADQVALVFNGGMRNISAGAVLAVSYFPPPVAVPVVLGMVFQQMLASLTGYLLGRRSQLLHKSDKTSAA
- a CDS encoding SDR family NAD(P)-dependent oxidoreductase; amino-acid sequence: MTEHNGKVIIITGGASGIGKETALQLSDQGATIVVADYNEDGAKKLAAEIEGAGGTAGSYKVDVSKGDEIKALIDWTVEQYGTLSGIFNNAGIGLVKPFLEMDPESYHRVIDVDQHSVYYGMYYGAKKMVELNVQGTIVNTASIYGSVAAVGSFNYNAAKAAVVMMSKSGALELAEHGIRVVGVAPGFIETPILGDDQAMKDALATQHMRGELIQPEKVASVVTFLFSDAASAVNGTTVAVDDGFLSFKTK
- a CDS encoding polyprenyl synthetase family protein gives rise to the protein MNNVLTEQADAGYRLAEQKASQYFTSLRQQLMDNTYTTALTQDIHVWQKKHIHRFAWLSLLSPSKRKPDPRDVHRYIHWLNTTGKLDDYLDRSISYIYMRDLGQALDSPGTQARIQHVVQNTKKYFMGSATGRKGQPDYISLAALYRWGQKEHIETAVIWVMNKLKNVASNIPKELDAEQAQRKLIKIILGVVLHVDDEMNEQTPPEERARRFDAAIRLGYSYGLTYPFVDDLLDSQALTVQEKEQYSLMIRDALLTGVVPDLGKWKGSNLEVIEYVHSELREAFDYIKDYQHPEKQRTFLEQSYVFFQSQEIDRNKKLANANYTNEELYIPIIIKSSSSRLIVRSVLSAPEDEGFDLRTFYYGIYNQLADDFADMFDDMEEGAVTPYTYYLKYRDLRPDLINPYELYWAVISHLIHDVYNSDAKTREVILDRAINGLKRCKERLGQQKYDEVMMIFASGQPEFNQLVQQMVRKADDVDFLDKLLRDQVVLQLKNDKQEKEEFKQTIRTVREQINVELQIAKPGGLHEMKETLIDAANYSLQGDGKRLRPILTWVMGVREYGLPEASIVPLLRSLEYMHTASLIFDDLPTQDNASTRRGRSTLHQVHNSATAELTGLFLIQKAIGEQSSLDRFDAATVLTLIQYSAEKAEDMCMGQAMDLNSKGKALTLEQLNMICFYKTGIAFEAALVMPAILAQVREPEMAALKKFAYHAGIAFQIKDDLLDFEGNHLILGKPAGQDELNNNSTFVSILGDEGAKKAMWEHYCLATDALNEMPKPIPFLRHLLDYLIGRER
- a CDS encoding DUF6376 family protein, with product MIMFIRKRKHTLMMTGLIASSILLISACSVVEQANQSLNYVSGATDYIEQVSNAGADLQELASSAVNNPEITTQIQEKIDLIQAEASEFSQLTAPAIGESIHENLVSYNTQLTEVVDNFENTIAEQGFTAENWEKTGIPELITNINNLKDPLSGLQGE